From the Hevea brasiliensis isolate MT/VB/25A 57/8 chromosome 15, ASM3005281v1, whole genome shotgun sequence genome, one window contains:
- the LOC131173761 gene encoding receptor-like protein EIX2 yields the protein MLMKIPMSATSLTLAFPWFLFAATVFSLGLCHGSFNAGCIESEREALLQFKHGLKDPSNRLSSWDRDADCCEWPGVICDNLTNHVLELHLRTLSEDEYYAFNASGDYDEYWERSTFRGKISQSLLNLKHLKYLDLSNNNFEGIQIPKFLGSMKSLRYLNFSGADFGGMIPHQLGNLSNLQYLNLEGQGYYIYVENLDWISSLSSLEFLDLSSVDLSKALDWLDAMNKLPSLVELHLSYCSLNHKVPSNINFSSLAILDLSGNRFREFSVSSWIFHIPALTSLDLSYNNFFGPIPAQLQNITSLRELDLSYNHFNSSMAFWLHGLPQLELLRLSHNELLDGIPSAIGNFTSLNSLDLTSSNFQGAIPSAIGNLTSLNNLDLSGNKLEGAIPSAIGNLTSLNNLYLSGNKLEGAIPSAIGNLTSLNNLDLSFNELEGGIPASFKNLCKLRFLDLVSNNLSQEINEVFEILSGCVSNGIEVLSLYNCQLSGHLNNLLGQFKNLDSLDLSRNSIAHQIPPTLGVLTSLTSLRLSNNKLNGSLPIGFGALENLVHVDISYNSLEGEVSEIHFANLTNLRYFDASHNQLILRVNPHWIPPFQLVQSIYLRSWDVGPQLPRWLRSLKHLVFLDLSNSKISSTLPVWFSDWSLRLSNLNLSHNQLHGKIPYLSSTNDLYSFIDLSSNKFNGPLPNVSSSWIDLSDNLLSGSLFTFLCHRTHDLITKLLNFGKNHLSGEIPDCWMNWKSLRILKLNDNYFSGKIPNSIGMLSGLWYLNLRNNTLFGEIPLSLEHCKELTVLQLDENRLGGNISTWLENQNFSFMVILNLRGNQFYGHMPTELCRMTYLQILDLANNNLSGTIPTCINNFIEMVNERHHAMGNQGQIVFSAGGPSLFSDSSSIMTKGKMIEYSTNLNLVRSIDLSNNKLSGAIPEEITRLEALYSLNLSHNLLSGRIPEEIGNMKALESLDFSQNQLFGEIPPSMSSLTFLSKLNLSNNKLSGIIPSGTQLQGFDPSTFSGNKLCGLPLSKNCNVDGDMPPIGIERGEDDKGSESFAWFYFYVSIAPGFVVGFWAVMGPLVFNRRWRHLYFNFLDNLWDKFMVWYYVNVARFVKGHGL from the coding sequence CGTGATGCGGATTGCTGTGAATGGCCTGGAGTCATCTGTGATAATCTCACCAACCATGTTCTTGAGCTCCATCTTAGAACTCTTTCTGAGGATGAGTATTATGCCTTTAATGCCAGCGGTGACTATGATGAATATTGGGAGAGGTCGACATTCAGAGGTAAGATTAGTCAATCTTTACTCAACTTGAAGCATTTGAAGTATCTAGACCTAAGCAACAATAATTTTGAAGGAATTCAAATTCCCAAATTCCTTGGCTCTATGAAGAGTTTAAGATACCTTAACTTCTCCGGAGCAGATTTTGGAGGAATGATTCCTCATCAACTCGGAAATCTTTCAAATTTGCAATATCTAAATCTCGAAGGTCAAGGTTATTATATTTATGTTGAGAATTTAGATTGGATCTCTAGTCTCTCATCATTAGAATTCCTTGACTTGAGTTCTGTGGATCTTAGTAAAGCCTTGGATTGGTTGGATGCGATGAACAAACTCCCCTCTTTGGTAGAGTTACACTTGTCATACTGTTCACTAAATCATAAGGTTCCTTCCAACATCAACTTTTCATCACTTGCCATCCTTGATTTGTCGGGAAATAGATTTAGAGAATTTTCTGTGTCCAGTTGGATTTTTCACATTCCAGCTTTGACTTCTCTTGATCTttcatataataatttttttggaCCAATCCCTGCTCAACTTCAAAATATAACTTCACTTAGAGAGCTTGATTTGTCTTATAATCATTTTAATTCTTCCATGGCCTTTTGGTTACATGGTCTTCCCCAGCTTGAGCTTCTTCGCCTTTCCCATAATGAGTTGCTAGATGGAATTCCAAGTGCCATTGGAAATTTTACCTCCCTCAACAGTCTTGACTTGACATCCTCCAATTTTCAAGGAGCAATTCCAAGTGCCATTGGAAACTTGACTTCCCTCAACAACCTCGACTTGTCAGGCAACAAACTTGAAGGAGCAATTCCAAGTGCCATTGGAAACTTGACTTCCCTCAACAACCTTTACTTGTCAGGCAACAAACTTGAAGGAGCAATTCCAAGTGCCATTGGAAACTTGACTTCCCTCAACAACCTCGACTTGTCATTCAATGAACTTGAAGGAGGAATTCcggcatcattcaaaaatctttgCAAGTTGAGGTTTCTCGATTTGGTCAGCAACAATCTAAGCCAAGAGATAAATGAGGTATTTGAAATTCTCTCAGGTTGTGTTTCAAATGGGATAGAGGTGTTGTCTTTATATAATTGTCAGTTATCAGGTCATTTAAATAATCTTCTTGGACAATTCAAGAATCTGGATTCTCTCGATCTTTCCCGTAATTCGATTGCTCACCAAATTCCGCCCACTTTGGGTGTGTTGACTTCCTTGACGTCTCTACGCCTTTCCAATAACAAACTGAATGGAAGTCTCCCCATAGGTTTTGGAGCCCTTGAAAATTTAGTACATGTAGATATTTCTTATAATTCATTAGAGGGTGAAGTTTCTGAAATTCACTTTGCAAACCTTACAAATCTGAGATATTTTGATGCCTCTCATAACCAACTGATTTTAAGAGTCAATCCTCATTGGATTCCACCTTTTCAACTTGTTCAAAGCATATATTTGAGATCTTGGGATGTTGGACCTCAACTTCCCAGATGGCTCCGTTCACTAAAGCATTTAGTCTTTCTAGACttgtcaaactcaaaaatttcaagTACCCTTCCTGTTTGGTTCAGTGACTGGTCTTTAAGACTTTCTAATCTTAATTTATCTCATAACCAATTGCATGGCAAGATTCCCTATTTGTCCTCCACCAATGATTTGTATTCCTTCATCGACTTGAGTTCAAATAAATTCAATGGTCCATTGCCTAATGTCTCTTCCAGTTGGATAGATCTTTCCGATAATTTACTCTCTGGATCATTATTCACCTTTCTATGTCATAGAACGCATGATCTGATCACTAAGCTGCTTAACTTTGGAAAAAATCATCTATCCGGAGAGATACCTGATTGTTGGATGAATTGGAAatctttaagaattttaaaattaaatgacaaCTATTTCAGTGGAAAAATTCCTAATTCCATAGGGATGCTAAGTGGCCTCTGGTACTTAAATCTTCGCAACAATACTCTCTTTGGTGAAATACCATTGTCACTTGAACATTGCAAAGAATTGACAGTACTTCAATTGGATGAAAATAGATTGGGGGGAAATATTTCAACATGGCTGGAGaatcaaaatttttcatttatggTTATTCTCAATCTTCGCGGGAACCAATTTTATGGTCACATGCCTACAGAGCTTTGCCGCATGACTTATTTGCAAATCTTGGATCTTGCTAATAACAACCTCAGCGGTACCATACCAACATGTATCAATAACTTTATTGAAATGGTAAATGAAAGGCATCATGCTATGGGAAATCAAGGTCAAATCGTCTTTTCTGCTGGTGGACCCTCACTTTTTTCTGATAGTTCCTCAATTATGACAAAGGGGAAAATGATTGAATATTCCACCAATCTTAATTTGGTGAGAAGTATAGACCTCTCAAATAATAAATTATCAGGAGCTATTCCTGAAGAAATAACAAGGCTTGAAGCATTGTATTCATTAAATTTGTCACATAATCTTTTGAGTGGAAGAATTCCAGAGGAAATAGGAAATATGAAAGCATTAGAATCTCTTGATTTTTCTCAGAATCAACTTTTTGGAGAAATTCCTCCAAGTATGTCAAGCTTGACATTTTTGAGTAAATTGAATTTATCCAACAACAAGTTATCAGGAATAATACCTTCAGGCACTCAATTGCAAGGCTTTGATCCATCTACTTTCAGCGGCAACAAACTTTGTGGGCTCCCACTCAGCAAGAACTGCAATGTTGATGGTGATATGCCTCCTATTGGGATAGAAAGAGGAGAAGATGACAAAGGGTCTGAATCATTTGCTTGGTTCTATTTCTATGTGAGCATTGCACCAGGATTTGTGGTGGGATTTTGGGCAGTGATGGGTCCTTTAGTGTTTAATAGAAGATGGAGGCATTTATATTTCAATTTTCTAGATAATTTGTGGGACAAATTTATGGTGTGGTATTATGTAAATGTTGCTAGATTTGTGAAAGGTCATGGTTTATAG